The Microcaecilia unicolor chromosome 6, aMicUni1.1, whole genome shotgun sequence genome includes a window with the following:
- the TCTEX1D4 gene encoding tctex1 domain-containing protein 4: MADKLLPLSQEALVQFNKTVAAEGTGARPRAGSFSTRRSSQSLEMPPRTLLRFRSMDSKPPDPSRRSSILSNPNAPFSRRSSVSMGMGKRLSLGPWMHHGRISFSGLPLYQPIMEIQYDNTYRMVPEEGCKFNASRVQQVLETILSSRLCNTTYNPVTTGQLAQSLTDLIRSTVKDLLPPRYKLVCNVIVGQMGNQGLRVASRCLWDHENDNFASATYTNTSLFAVAMAHGLYFQ; encoded by the coding sequence ATGGCAGACAAGCTTCTCCCTTTATCCCAGGAGGCTCTAGTCCAGTTTAACAAGACGGTAGCAGCAGAGGGCACAGGGGCTCGTCCAAGGGCAGGATCCTTCTCGACTCGTCGAAGCTCTCAGTCCCTGGAGATGCCACCACGGACCCTTCTGCGTTTTAGGAGCATGGATAGCAAGCCCCCTGACCCATCGCGGAGGAGCTCCATCCTGAGTAACCCGAATGCCCCTTTCTCCCGCAGAAGCTCTGTGTCTATGGGAATGGGCAAGCGACTGTCTCTGGGACCCTGGATGCACCATGGCAGGATCAGCTTCTCTGGGCTCCCACTTTACCAGCCCATCATGGAAATCCAGTATGACAACACGTACCGGATGGTGCCAGAGGAGGGCTGTAAGTTCAATGCCAGCAGGGTGCAGCAGGTGCTGGAGACCATTCTGAGCAGCCGTCTCTGTAACACCACATACAATCCAGTCACCACAGGACAGCTTGCCCAGAGCCTGACTGACCTGATTCGTAGCACGGTGAAAGACCTGCTCCCACCCCGCTACAAGCTAGTCTGCAATGTCATCGTGGGACAGATGGGCAACCAAGGCTTGAGGGTGGCTAGCCGCTGTCTTTGGGATCACGAGAATGACAATTTTGCATCAGCCACATACACTAACACTTCACTCTTTGCAGTAGCCATGGCCCATGGCTTGTACTTCCAATAG